A region of the Bufo bufo unplaced genomic scaffold, aBufBuf1.1, whole genome shotgun sequence genome:
tgaaatggctgataacagggggcaatagactgtattctcctgtcctacagtcatcctctcccctgaaatggctgataacagggggcaatagactgtattctcctgtcctacagtcatcctctcccttgtAGGCCAGGTGATTTTAggtgtactgtctctttaagctctggccatgtgattTCCATCGATACATGATGTGATTTGGATGATACAAGTTATATATTATAAGGGGGGGGGTCATCACGAGGTTCAGGAGAACTAATAGACGGAGGGTGATTCTCACAGGACAGGAAGCCTCTGCTCTCCCCctgcctccacctcccagtctccGCCTATAACCCCCATCCTCCCTGGTGCAGAGTGTTCCCTCCCCTGGAGGCTCTGTCGGTGGAGCACATGGTCAGGTGAGTGGCTGTTCCATACATTGTCCCCGCGCAGGCTCCTGTCCTGGGAGGAGAAGTTTCTGACTGTAGGTTTTTAATCAGCCTCTGAGTGCtggtcttgtacacaggagcttgcactctacagCTGGAGCTCAGTCTGAGCAGGAGATTGTCAGCGGTATCCCCCTGGTGACTGCGGGAGGAGATGGGGGACAGAGATCTCAGAGGCCCCATTATAGTTATGTGTAAATGTCCGACATGCAATCATCGATCCACTGTTACTGCTCCAGAGTCACTctggtcacatccagagctgcagcaaCAGTTCTGTGATCCACTGCAGAGGAGTTAACTCTGTTCACACCGAAGTCCAGAATCTGGAGAGTCATAGAGTGCAGAGACTGAAAAAACTGCCTGTCCTGAGGGCGTATCACTCATgaggggattagatacacagctcagcagacagtatcacacaggatgggattagatacacagctcagcagacagtatcacacagcagaggattagatacacagctcagcagacagtatcacacaggataggattagatacacagctcagcacactgtatcacacaggacaggattagatacacagctcagcagacagtatcacacaggagaggattagatacacggctcagcagacagtatcactcatGAGGGGATTagatgctcagcagacagtatcacacaggataggattagatacacagctcagcagacagtatcacacagcagaggattagatacacagctcagcagacagtatcacacaggataggcttagatacacagctcagcacactgtatcacacaggacaggattagatacacagctcagcagacagtatcacacaggataggatcagatacacagctcagcagacggtatcacacaggataggattagatgctcagcagacagtatcacacaggacaggattagatacacagctcagcagggagtatcacacaggataggattagatacacagctcagcaggcagtatcacacaggacaggattagatacacagctcagcagactgtatcacacatgacaggattagatacacagctcagcagactgtatcacacatgacaggattagatacacagctcagcagacagtatcacacaggataggattagatacacagctcagcagacagtatcacacaggacaggattagatacacagctcagcagacagtatcacacaggacaggattagatacacagctcagcagacagtatcacacatgacaggattagatacacagctcagcagacagtatcacacaggacaggattagatacacagctcagcagacagtatcacacaggataggattagatacacagctcagcagacagtatcacacaggacaggattagatacacagctcagcagacagtatcacacaggataggattagatacacagctcagcagacagtatcacacaggacaggattagatacacagctcagcaggcagtatcacacaggataggattagatacacagctcagcagtcagtatcacacaggacaggattagatacacagctcagcaggcagtatcacacaggataggattagatacacagcttagcaggcagtatcacacaggataggattagatacacagctcagcaggcagtatcacacaggataggattagatacacagctcagcaggcagtatcacacaggacaggattagatacacagctcagcaggcagtatcacacaggagaataTGGTTGCCGTCCAGTCTCCTGTACGGCTATTACTCGGTGACGTCCGTGCGGTCAGAAGCCCTCCggtcattgtgtcccttgttattGTGAAAGCAGTTGGACAATATTCTCTTGGCCAACAGATTGGGACGATATTTGGGTGGTCATGTGGTGGAGTCCATGGTgggggctgggacacaggaaCATATAGGTGGTATAAAACTTGGGGGTCTCGCTCTCTCTTCCTGGACCCCCCGAGACCACATCACTTCAGTAGCAAgctaagttaggctactttcacactggtgtttctgggtccgcttgtgagatccgtttcagggctcagcGGTCCGAAACGGATcaattcagccccaatgcattctgactggatacggatccgctcagaatgcatcagtttggctgcatttggtctccgttccgcttatgaggcggacaccaaagcggagccaaacggatccgtcctgacttacaatgtaagtcaatggggacggatccgttgtcactgacacaacatggtgcaaatgaaaacggatccgtccccattgactttcattgcaagtcaggacggatccgttttgactttagactttttttttttaggaataatgcaaacggatctgttaacggatacaagcgtttgcattattggtgcggatccgtctgtgcagataaaaaacggatccgcacaaagcacgagtgtgaaaggggccttgtgtgtatgtatagaagtataatatcccagtagactttatatgtgtgcATATAGATATGTGTAGTCTGCGATTGTGTTACCAGTAgaatatacatacagttgcaagaaaaagtatgtgaaccctttggaatgatacggatttctgcacaaattggtcataaaatgtgatctgatcttcatctaagtcacaacaatagacaatcacaatctgcttaaactaatgacacacaaagagttaaatgttaccatgtttttattgaacacaccatgtaaacattcacagtgcgggtggagaaagtatgtgaacccttggatttaataactggttgaacctcctttggcagcaataacttcaaccaaacgtttcctgtagttgcagatcagacgtgcacaacggtcaggagtaattcttgaccattcctctttacagaactgtttcagttcagcaatattcttgggatgtctggtgtgaatcgctttcttgaggtcatgtcacagcatctccatcgggttgaggtcaggactctgactgggccactccagaaggcggattttcttctgtttaagccattctgatgttgatttacttctatgctttgggtcgttgtcctgttgcaacacccatcttctgttgagcttcagctggtggacagatggccttaagttctcctgcaaaatgtcttgataaactttggaattcatttttccttcgatgatagcaatccgtccagaccctgatgcagcaaagcagcccccaaccatgatgcccccaccaccatacttcacagttgggatgaggttttgatgttggtgtgctgtgcttctttttctccacacatagtgttgtgtgtttcttccaaacaactccactttggtttcatctgtccacagaatattttgccagtactgctgtggaacatccaggtgctcttgtgcaaactgtaaacgtgcagcaatgtattttttggacagcagtggcttcctctgtggtgtcctcccatgaaatccattcttgtttagtgttttacgtatcgtagatttgctaacagggatgtcagcatatgccagagacttttgtaagtctttagctgacactctaggattcttcttcacctcattgagcagtctgcgctgtgctcttgcagtcatctttacaggacgaccactcctagggagagtagcagcagtgctgaactttctccatttatagacaatttgtcttaccatggactgatgaacagcaaggcttttggagatacttttataaccctttccagctttatgcaagtcaacaattcttaatcgtaggtcttctgagagctcttttgtgcgaggcctcattcacatcaggcaatgcttcttgtgaaaagcaaacccagaactggtgtgtgttttttatagggcagggcagctgtaaccaacacctctaatctcatctcattgattggactccagttggctgacacctcactccaattagctcttggagatgtcattagtctaggggttcacatactttttccccctgcactgtaaatgtttacatggtgtgttcaataaaaacatggtaacatttaactctttgtgtgttattagtttaagcagattgtgattgtctattgttgtgactgagatgaagatcagatcacatttcatgaacaatttgtgcagaaatccatataattccaaagggttcacatactttttcttgcaactgtatataattattattattaaagcgccattcatcccatagcgctgtacatatgataagcggtgcacatacataatacagacaattgcactaatcataaacaggacgagttacagactggtacagaaggagagagggccctgcccgcgaggcttacaatctacatggtataggagaaggacacagtaggtgcgggtgaagctggtcacggcggtatagaggcagcagggtcactggttgcagacagtatcacacaggataggattagatacacagctcagcagacagtatcacacaggacaggattagatacacagctcagcagactgtttcgcacatgataggattagatacacagctcagcagacagtatcacacaggataggattagatacacggctcagcagactgtatcacacattataggattagatacacagctcagcagacagtatcactcaggataggattagatacacagctcagcggactgtatcacacaggattagatacacagctcagcagacagtatcacacaggataggattagatacacagctcagcagacagtatcacacatgataggattagatacacagctcagcagacagtatgacacatcagagggttagatacacagctcagcagtatgTCATGATGTGATTAGATACAGTgcatcagcaggcagtatcacatgtgacaggattagatacatgatGGGGGCACCATGTTGATTGTGCGTTCTCTCCCTCCAGGGTGCCCTGGATAGGTGAAGATGGTGGTCTTGCACTTTTATTGCCCCTTCCCGGGGTCTGATGATTTGCTGCGCTTGTCTGGGTTGGAGAAGAATCAGAGCGTGCAGAGGGAGCTGTGCTACAACGTCAGCTGGCTGGGTAAGGGCTCGCTGCCCCTCCTCGTCACTCACACTTTAATCTCTGCCCCGTCCTTGACATTATTTGTCTCCGGAGCCCCTCCTCATCCTCACATATTACACATGGGAACCTCTTACTCGAGGATCGGGCAGGTCTATGTGTGAGGGTGCTGCCGATCACCGGAGGTAAACGCCTCCTTCACACATCCTCCTGTGAACCACGGATCTGCTGCCAGCACTGAATCCGTATgctgtgtgtgaatgtggctCCATTGCACCTGAATGATCGGCAGTGATTGGGAACCAACCATTGCCCTGTGCCTCGGCCCATGAAAGGGCCCCTTGTGCCATGGCCCAGGTCATACATCATCAAACATCTAGTAGGTCTCTGATGGTGCGTCACATCTCATAGGTCTCAGGGTGTTCTCTCCATGGGCTGGAGAACCAGTAAGTCTTTTGCTCAATTCTAGACCTTGTACCCCCTGCAGGTGACTCTCCACCCACCTCTGGGCAGACAGACACCCTGCGATGGCTCTTTAGCTGCCCCTTTGACCCCCAGAGCATTTCGGATACAACTTTCCTTCACCCTGAACCATCAGACCTGCTGGTGGAGGTCGGACCTAGGTGAGTTCTGACCATCCTGTTCAGCCCtatgtcttaggctacatgcacacgaacgtgtttttTTGCggcatgggtgcggacccattcacttcagtgggcatCTAGTCTTAGAGGAGAATCTCCTACTGACTGTTTCCTTTCAATTCTCATCTGTAGGTTGAATTTCTCCACAGCGTTTTCCACCAACGCCGTGTCCATCTGTCGTTCCATTGGCCTGACCAACATCGACAGGATAGAATGTTCCAAGCGATATCTGATGAAGGTGCGAAGAGCTTCTCATCTTAGACAAACATTTCCTGTCCTGTGCTGGCGCCATGATTGGCCAGGATCACTATGATTGTGAGGATCTGTGTGGGATCTTCATGGTCCATGTGAAGGACTCCCATGTATAAGTAGCACAGTGGTGACTTGGACGGTGTCTCCCTGACCGTCCATGTCCTTCCAGTACGAGGACACGTTGGGTTGTCACCACTGATTTGCTATTGATTGAATTTAAACCCATCAGTTTCAGAGAGAGCTGGAGGATGGAGAGAAGCAGAAACTGACGTCTTCTCTATATGACCGCATGACTGAATGCATCTACCCCGAACCGGTGAGAAGCTTTGAGATCTCTGTCCGGCCTGAGAAGGTGTATGAGGTGGACGTGATGGGACAAGGGAGGGCGGCACTTGAAACGGCAAACACAGAGTTAGGTATGTtgtacccaatcaaaaaaaagacattttacactgtgttttatcctctagtcacatccagagctgcattcacaattctaccAGTTGCTTCATTAATGTCTTGTCACTGTGCTGAGTGACGCCCACCTACCAGTTTACCTGAGCCTTGGTATCGCACTGCCTTCTGGTGCATCATGAGAGTTGTAGGGTTTTTCTGCATGATGCTATAGCACAGGCCTTGGTGTTAACCTCTCCCTTGCTGTAGAACATGATTCGTATAATCACTGAACCACCAGGGTGGTAACTCAGCTCTGGATGTAACTAGAGCAGAGAACCTGAGTGTTTTCAGACTCCCGACGTCATTTACAGGTCTTGCTTTCGACTCATGGGACCTGGATTATTACACCGCTCTTTTCCAGCGCGTGGGCCGCAATCCGAGCAGCGTTGAGTGCTTTGACTTGGCGCAGTCTAACAGGTCGGTGTCTAGGTTTTGACTGGGACTGTCTTCTTCAGAGACTGTTCTGAGTAATGATGCTCTCTGTTATCCAGTGAACACAGCCGCCATTGGTTCTTCAAGGGCAGGCTTCTAGTGGATGGGCAGGAGAAGCCACACTCGCTCTTTGACCTGATCATGAAGACGCAGGACACCAGTAACCAGAACAACGTCATCAAGTTCTGTGACAACAGCAGGTTTGTGTCACCCCTCCAGAAAAACTCGAAGAGTCATCTGACCAAAACTGACCTTCTCCAATGCCTTCTCTTTCCAGTGCAATCCAGGGGAAGGAAGTGACCAGCCTGATTCCTACTGATCCCTCCTGTCCTGGACCCTACAAACTGACAAGCTCCACCCGGCACCTCATCTTCACCGCCGAGACCCATAACTTCCCTACAGGTGAGCACAGGCCTGGGGTGTTTCTGAATGGTGTATGCTTTGAGCATGGTTGTTTCTTCTTCTAAAGTTCTTTTCTTCCATCTCTTACAGGCGTAGCACCGTTTAGTGGTGCCACTACTGGCACAGGTGGTCGTATTCGGGATGTACAGAGCACCGGGAAGGGAGCCCATGTCATAGCAGGCACTGCTGGCTACTGTTTTGGAAATCTTCACATTCCAGGTACCCAGGAGATGCATGACTTGTCTCTTCTTCTCTCTAAGATCATGTTCTTCATGTCCGTACCTCATGGATCCTTCTGTCCAACAAGTCTGTGTTTATGTGCAGGATATTCTCTTCCATGGGAGGACGCTTCTTACAAATATCCCGTCCAGTTTGCCCGGCCTTTGGAGGTAGCCATCGAAGCCAGTAATGGAGCCTCAGATTATGGCAACAAGTTTGGAGAGCCGGTGCTGGCAGGTGAGGAGTTGACAACATTGATTTCCTTCCAACCATTCCAAGTTTCTGAAATTCATTAAGGAAGGATAGAATACGTGGTGTTCTGCGGTCTGGTGGATCGGCTGCTATTTTTTCCTCCTCGTTATTGTTGAGGTGTTCTTCAGCAGTTGATGCTGATATTAATAATACCTTCTCTTAATGGTAACAGGATTCGCTCGTTCATTCGGCCTTCGCCTGCCCTCCGGGGAGAGAAGGGAGTGGGTGAAGCCCATCATGTTCAGCGGAGGTATTGGATCTATGGAAGACATTCATCGGACCAAAGAGGCTCCAGAACCAGGTAAGACGAATAGAAGCCTCTTGTGGACCCGTGAGCTGAATCTTCTCTGAGGATGATTCATATTTTGGAATAAATGGgtggtttgtggtggaagggtagATCTCGAGGCCTCAGGGATGTCTCTTTCCCTCAGACATGCACGTTGTGAAGATTGGGGGTCCCATCTATCGGATTGGAGTGGGTGGAGGGGCTGCTTCTTCTATTCAAGTAAGTATCGGTTCTGAAATGTATCAGCTTGATCATCGCGTCTGTATCAGATCATGATTTAGTTCTGGGGGTCAACAGGTTCAGGGGGACAACGCCAGTGAACTGGACTTTGGAGCAGTGCAACGAGGGGATGCAGAGATGGAGCAGAGGATGAACAGAGCCGTGCGTGCCTGTGTGGAGCGAGGGGGCCGGAATCCGATCTGTAGTATTCACGACCAGGGGGCTGGTGGGAACGGTGAGAGCTGATCGCTACGTTGTCAGCTCCTCCCATTGAGATCTATGGATCTGACTTTGGGTATGGCATCTGTCTTGACACTTGTCCTCTGCAGGTAATGTACTTAAGGAGCTGAGTGAGCCTCAAGGTGCCGTCATTTATACGAAGAACTTTCAGGTATGGGAACTTTGCATCTTCTGGTTGCACCATCTCCCTCATCTCCTGGAATAAATCCAGCTCATTCTTTTCCCTGAATGGTCTTGTATCATCTTCAGTTAGGAGACCCCACATTGAGCGTCCTGGAGATTTGGGGGGCAGAGTACCAGGAATCCAACGCTTTGCTCATCCGTCCAAAAGATGCAGATTTCCTGCGCTCAGTGTGTCGAAGAGAGAGGTCTCCGGTGGACTTTGTGGGTAAAATCACAGGAGATGGCCGGGTAAGACCCTCAGTCTACTGATTCAGGTTACTTATTTGCAGTGTTGGATCACTTCCCCTGAATTATACGTTCTACCTGGAAATCCTGGGGTTGCCATCTGTGTGTCATGTCTTTTATTATTTTGGTCTCTTAAAAATGGCCACCATTAGAGCACTTGGTCAACATCGCTTTCCACAGAACGTTGTAAATCTGCATTGCTATCTATAGTcttgtgtcagtcttcactgtattTCTAGAATTCAGTTTATTTACAGGGATGCTCAGGATGAACCGCACCATAAGTTCCCCCGGATGAGGAAACGTTTTAATTTGTAGATTATTTTTCTCTCGTATGAGATCACTGATCCTCGTTGACTTCTTCTGTGTAGATTGTGTTAGTGAATGGGAGCGAGAACGATCCCGATCCTGATCGCAGTGACCGAAATCGTGTCCCAGTGGATCTGGAGCTGGAGTGGGTCCTGGGGAAGATGCCTCATAAGGTAGAGCTCCTAGTCTTGTCCTGGTATATCCAGACTTCATGGTTTTGATGACCCTCTACTTACTGTGTCTTCTATGACTTTTCCTCTACAGGAATTTAAGTTGAATCGAGTTACTCCCGAACTCAAGACGTTGACCCTTCCCAAAAATCTCAGCATCAGGCAAGCCCTGGAACGCGTCCTGAGACTACCGTCTGTGGCGAGCAAACGATACCTGACCAACAAGGTGGCCTTCTACTCTGAATGTCCATGCCGGG
Encoded here:
- the PFAS gene encoding phosphoribosylformylglycinamidine synthase isoform X2 — translated: MVVLHFYCPFPGSDDLLRLSGLEKNQSVQRELCYNVSWLGDSPPTSGQTDTLRWLFSCPFDPQSISDTTFLHPEPSDLLVEVGPRLNFSTAFSTNAVSICRSIGLTNIDRIECSKRYLMKFQRELEDGEKQKLTSSLYDRMTECIYPEPVRSFEISVRPEKVYEVDVMGQGRAALETANTELGLAFDSWDLDYYTALFQRVGRNPSSVECFDLAQSNSEHSRHWFFKGRLLVDGQEKPHSLFDLIMKTQDTSNQNNVIKFCDNSSAIQGKEVTSLIPTDPSCPGPYKLTSSTRHLIFTAETHNFPTGVAPFSGATTGTGGRIRDVQSTGKGAHVIAGTAGYCFGNLHIPGYSLPWEDASYKYPVQFARPLEVAIEASNGASDYGNKFGEPVLAGFARSFGLRLPSGERREWVKPIMFSGGIGSMEDIHRTKEAPEPDMHVVKIGGPIYRIGVGGGAASSIQVQGDNASELDFGAVQRGDAEMEQRMNRAVRACVERGGRNPICSIHDQGAGGNGNVLKELSEPQGAVIYTKNFQLGDPTLSVLEIWGAEYQESNALLIRPKDADFLRSVCRRERSPVDFVGKITGDGRIVLVNGSENDPDPDRSDRNRVPVDLELEWVLGKMPHKEFKLNRVTPELKTLTLPKNLSIRQALERVLRLPSVASKRYLTNKVDRSVTGLVAQQQCVGPLHTPLADVAVISLSYTDTVGGATAIGEQPIKGLLDPAAGARMAVGEALTNLVFALVTDLKDVKCSGNWMWAAKLPGEGAALYDACVAMCDVMAQVGIAVDGGKDSLSMAARVEAETVKAPGSLVISVYAVCPDITATITPDLKNPGEKGVLLYVPLNPRKHRLGGSALAQCYSQLGQHPPDLDDPQTLVSCFRVTQQLLKERALSAGHDVSDGGLITCLLEMAFAGNCGLDVELSSPYVSALDLLFSEELGLVLEVPETSHERVIERYRASGLQCMRLGRTQGRGPASVVRVCVNEEEVLCDEVGRLRALWEETSFHLERLQASPSCVSLEEAGLLKREGPNYQLTFNPSEKPPLPALIGSAQPRVAVVREEGSNGDREMAAALLMVGFEVWDVTMEDLLTGGTALDVFRGLIFVGGFSYADVLGSAKGWAASVKFNAGVREQFETFRCRSDTFSLGICNGCQLMALLGWVGAEDPPGECPTQGVLLSHNLSGRFESRFVTVKIEESPCVLLQGMAGSSFGVWVAHGEGLMRFRSEKVRDHVTSHRLAPLRYVNDHNVPTEEYPMNPNGSPLGIAGLCSEDGRHLAMMPHPERCVLKWQWPWMPEDWRMTMGVSPWMRLFQNSYSWCLKSALRE